In Deinococcus psychrotolerans, the genomic window AATAGGGGGTGGCGCTTGGGGTCGCGGCCTCCGGTTTCGGTGTCCAGAAAAATCAGTGGCTGGCGCAGCGGAAAAGGAGTCACGGTGTTTCTTCCCCAAAAGCTGCACCAGCCAAATAAAGCGCGTGGGCGCTGATGCCTTCGGGCCAGTCGGCAGCGAAGATCAGCGTTTCAAAGCGCTCACGGTCGGCAGCGTAGAGAGCGCGTTGCACGTCTTCCAATCCCGCTTGATCGCCCGCCATCACGGTGAGAAAGTGGCTGGCAGCGTCGCGGGACGCTCTGGCGCGGGCGGCTCCGGCTTCGGCTTTGCGGGCGGCGTCCACCAGGCGGCGCAGGGTGGCCGACTTTCCGCTGGGCTGGACCTGCAACCACTCCCAGTGGCGCGGCAGCAACTTGACTTCTTGCACGGCGGCCTGCGGCTGGGGTGCTGGACGCGCGGCGGCTGCCAGCATCTGCGAGGCGCTTCCCTGAAAGTTAAAATCCACCTGCGCTCCGGTCTGGTCGTCAAAAATCAAAATGGGCAGGGCCTGTTCTGACGCGTCCAGATGCCTCTTAACCTGCTCCAGAACATCCACCAGCGGCGCGGTGATGAGGCGCTGGTGGCCCAGAAAAGCGGTATAAGTCTGCTCGCTCGCGGTGTTGTCCGTCACAGCGGCCTCACTTTGGCATTGACCATCTGGGTGCGGCGGCGCACCAGCGGGTGCGGGTCTTGTTGCAAGAGCTTTAAGACTTCCGGCGGCAGGGCGGGGTGGGCCGCCAGCGAGAGCCGCACGCCGTAAT contains:
- a CDS encoding DUF2239 family protein; this encodes MTDNTASEQTYTAFLGHQRLITAPLVDVLEQVKRHLDASEQALPILIFDDQTGAQVDFNFQGSASQMLAAAARPAPQPQAAVQEVKLLPRHWEWLQVQPSGKSATLRRLVDAARKAEAGAARARASRDAASHFLTVMAGDQAGLEDVQRALYAADRERFETLIFAADWPEGISAHALYLAGAAFGEETP